aagttactcctagattcctcacagagagtctagatgttaatgagataccatctagagtgatcatgtgatctaatctatccctgagaggttcaggaccaaacaccatgaccttggtatttcctgagttaaggaggaggaaatgtgaagacatccaggactttgtctttaagacaggtctgaagcttcactatctgctctgtctcctctggtttcatggataaatatagctgagtgtcatcagcataacaatgaaaatttatcccatgctgccaaataatgttccctaagggaagcatgtacaaggtgaaaaggattggtccaagtacagaaccttgaggaactccatggctaaccctactgtatgaagagggaacaccatgcaaactggtatctatcagataaatatgatctaaaccagtctagtgctgtccctttaatcccaatcacatgttccagtctatgtaacaggatgctgtgatcaactgtatcaaaagcagcactgagatccagcagaaccagcatagagaccagtccatgatctgaagctatgagaaatcaatctcaatcaatcaatctttatttatatagcatcttatacaggTCTCCAATACCTGGTAGGTTGGGAGGGTTATGGACCTGAGGAGAGAGCCTGGGTACTGGCACGACACATCCTGGACAAGAATCTAATTCGTGACTTTCACACCAGACACCCGGATCAGCCTTACGACCCAGGAGAGTAGGTCGTGCCAGACCTCGGAGGCCCGAACCAGACGTGGGGGCGGAGAACGAGGACCATGGGTTGGAATCATCAGGGTCACAGGAGTTCTGGCTGCAGTTCAAGACACGAAGGATGGGTGGGCCAGATCTCCATATGAGGATAtcaaaatcaatttttatttatatagcgtcttttacaatcaaaattgtttcaaggtgctttccagaatcccagggcctgaccccagacaagcaacagtggcaaggaaaaactcccctttaacaggaagaaaccttgagcaggaccaggctcatgtagggggaccctcctgctgatggctggctgggtaaagagagaggagaagggggaggacaggtagaggataggataggtaggagaggagaggagaggggtagaggagaggagaagtagagtgaaggggaggtagaggagaggagaaggagaaggaggaggaggggaaagaggagaggagagggagaggaaacggagaaggagaaggatggggagaggagagggagaggagaggcacagagcacagaaacacacacaaaaaatatcaAATAGAAAATCaatagtaactttaagaagtgctgtttctgtgctgggatgagctctaaagcctgactgaaacatctcaaacaggctgtttctctgcaggtgctccagtaactgagtcaccaccaccttctcaataattttagagataaaaggaaggttggatgttggcctataatttgctaacacatcaagatccagtgatggttttttaagcaacggcttaataactgccaccttgtaggacctgggtacataacctgtcgctaaagaacaattgatctggtccaggatagaactgcctatcaatggtaaaacatccttcggtgtgttgggatgggatctaaaaaacacatggtggtcttggatttctgaattaccgacgacgcctcagaaaaatatacagggctgaaggagtttaagggctcattggagaacctgtatgttcccacagtcagcacgtctggtgatggtccagttgtagggatggcctggttagctttctctctgatagctagaactttatcagtgaagaagttCAGGAAGTCTTCACCattaagggaagaagggatacgtggatctaaaacactgtgactcttagttaatttggccacagttctgaaaagaaacctggggttgttcttattttcctcaatcaaagaagaaaaataagctgtccTAGCCTTAAAGATGGCCtttttctaaaataataaacagacttttcaggctacatgatagctgtccaTTTtgcaagaatgccacttcctttccagtcttcacattttctgcttgagggtcctgatatgtgaattataccagggggcacacctcctctgatttactattttctttttcaggggggcaacagaatcaagcgtgattctcagtgaggttgctgcaccttcagcaatagagtcaacctcagcagggctaagataaAAATGGAGAAggacacggtggtcctgggatcagcacagggatcacttccttaaacttagctacagcattatctgaaagacatctgctatagtaagactgtgctctgagcatagaagaatccttaatcataaatgtgaaagtgatcaaagaatggtctgacaggagtgggttctgagggaacactgacacatgttctacctcaacaccataagtcagaactagatctagggtatggttgaagttatgagttggttggtttatctgctggaggaaaccaactgactcaagtaatgaaatgaagccatttccaAAGCTGTCATTTGAaacatctacaatctggtggtttactttgagttttattgtttctacatcatagatccaaacatagaacataaacaatgatgatactgtaaaataaaactgatgaagacaggatgtgatgctgtggaggtcaggatgtagaggaggaggaggaggaggaggaggagggcagctttgggagctctggaattgtCGTTTACtttttccagaacttcatctttttccagaacttccatctacagaagcatttttttcttctgcttctttgatacctgaagctgcagaaaagagagattgtgttttagatttcactgaacatcatctgaagtcttctgaaagaggaacaaaggcgaaagcgtctcacctcaagttggaagattgcttcagagagcctctggagctcctctttggtcttctcctcctcatgtTCCCTCAAACTTTGGCTCTCCTGGACcttgtgctccagctcttccttcaTCTGGACCCATTTCTCAGCTCTGCTCTCCCATCGCTGATAAACATCAGCCACCACCTTGTTAAACTTCTCTTCTTTagccaacagctgctgcttcgtTGACTCTTCTTTTTCCATGATCTTCTCATTATATTTGTGTTGCTCTTCATCCAGCAGTTTCTTGAACCTTTCTTGCTGTCGAAtgagctgctgcctcaaggcctctttctcttcatcaaaCCTTTGTGTTTCTTCCTCCAACTTCTtctcaaattcctcctcaaTCACAAGGAGCTTGTGATTCAGGCCtttctcctgctccatcagctctctcctgtgtgtctcctctttctcctgctgctgactgtggagggtttcctccagagaagcacaggtggtcctgggattagcacagggatcacttccttaaacttagctacagaattatctgaaagacatctgctatagtaagactgtgctctgagcattgaagaatattttataataaatgtaaaggtgatcaatgaatgatctgtcaggagtgggttctgagggaacactgacacatgttctaccccAAAACCGTAAGTCAGATCAAGAAGTTATAAAACAAGCAGACGAGCTGGATGACGTTGAataaaaaagtttattttgtttcaatACTCATTTCCCACATGTTGTGTGATGtaacctgcagctcttcagacgCCACTGGGACGCTGCTTCCTGCGTTTGATGCTTCTGAAcaaggacaatgaaaaaaaaacaaaaacgtgaCAATATTCCCAAAACGACCAGTAAAAATCATTTACAAAAATGAGTCTTTCGGTTGTGTCGCGGTTACAGTTGAACAGTAATATGTAGTATAGCAACATTGACAGGATATTAAATGACACATCTGTGAGAGGAATACTGACATATTTCACATTGAAAACCTTTGCTACGTCTAGTCTAAGCAGATTGATTGGACTTCCAATTGATTGAAGGGAACATGGCGGAGGAGCGGTCGGatcagcctccaaccagccgcttgttgcttttattattgCACTTCTGCAAGGGGTgaacagaaaaccacagaggaCTACAAACTTCTACTTCATTCAAAACGAGCTCAATGATGATTCCAGCAATATGTCTCAAACAACCGAAGGAATATTGCTTTTGAGGTGACTGACGTGGTTCAGTCTTCAGAGAGTCGTCTAGGGAACGCGCTTTCTGGAGCTGGTGCGACCCAGGCTGGCCGTGCTGGACCGACGAGAGAGAACCGgcgtggtggtgggtggggaggtCTCGCTGGGACAATCATGCTGGAGCAGAATATCCACACAGCCTCTGCTAGCTGATTTTCTTGCTATCCTCATGGCCGTTTGACCCTGGTGATCTTTAGCTCTGACATCGATTCCGTACTGTGGAGAAAGGACAAACCCTCTTTACACGGCCATGCTCACAAGATCAACCCTGACTGACTGAGCATGGAACTGAACCCACCCAAATGAGCAGTTGGGTCATGACCACGTCTCCCAGCTGACAGGCAGCATGCAGGGCCGTGCGAGGCAGTGAGGGGGCCCCGGGCTGGGTGCCGTTGATCTGATCCTTGGTGCTGTGGGCCAGGAGCAGCAGTAATCTGGGCAGATCCCTGTCTGTCACCGCACACAGCAGCCATGCAGGCATTCCGTCCTCTGAGAGCTGGGCACTCGGGGACAGCTGGAGGGGAGCCACAAACTCCCGTTGTTCATACTTGGCCCGGATCCAGGACTCCCTTTCCTCTCTGGAGAGCAGACACAAGCAGGAACTTGTCAGAATCTCAGACACCGTTAAATGATTTTAACCGCCCAGCTGCATAAAACTCTCCCAAAACAATGTTTCTGCAAGTTCTGACGGCCTGGATGTGACCCCAACATGTGCACCATACGCTCCAGAACTGTTCCTTTCTACTAGAACCTGGGCCTGTTAGGTGCGGTGATGTTCTGAGTAAATATGtccagagatggaggagagaagctgacCCACCGGGTGGAACTCGGCACGGGTTTAGTCCTGCCCTGGGTGCAGCTCTCCCAGATACTGTTGGCCATGTGGTTTCCGATGGCAGCCAGGACTTGGGTCAGTTCTCCAGGCCAGTCATCCAGGTCCAGCGAGCGAACGCGGGACAGGTGAGTCCCCAGATTCCGATGGATCCCCGAACACTCGATGCAGATCAGCGCACCCAAGTTGAGACTGGCCCAAGTAGGATCTGCAGGGTCGATCAGAGTAAGCGGAATTATTACAAACGTAAAGTCCCAGCAGCAACAATGCTGCCTAGAGATGGGAGAACCGACGAGGATGAAGGTGCCCACAGTCACAACTCACTCTGTGCTTCACAGTCCACACACAGACTGTTGCCTTTGGTGTTACGGATGGCCTGAAGGGCAACAGCTTCACTCTGACTGCTACGCCGAGcctggagcacacacacacacacacacacacacacacacacacacacacacacagtgaggaGACTTGGACTTACAATATGTTTCAAACTGTTGGGAACCAGTAGAACAAGCCCACAGTTCCTAGAACCGGTACTAGTTCCTAGAATTGTCCTCTTCTTGAATGAGTTTAGGCTGCAGCTTCAAACCTACCAGCCTAAATAAATAAGATCCTTCCAGTCACCTAGATGGCGCTCTTGAAGGTAGCCGTGAGACCTTCCTTCTTGCTGCTTGCATTGAGAAGCTGACTGGGTGGTTTGAATTTGAGGAACCCACCTTGTTTCTGCCGCTCTCGCAGGACTGGAGGCTGGCCAGGATCTGGCTCTCTATGGCCGACACCCACGAATCTCTTTCCTCCAGAGTCTGGGCCTCGAAGTGCCAGGTCTGTCCAGTGAAAGACACGATGATGAAGTCGGCATTCTCTTCATCTGTGAGGGATAATAGAGGAGAACAAAGTCAAATGAGGTTTGCGGGAGTTCAAAAACAGCTAATGAGTGTGAGGGATGGAGAGCAGAAAGCAAAAGAAGAGAGgactgatgaagatgataacaGAAACAGCTCTTCCTCACTGTTACCTGTCTTATTAATGTTTCTCAAGCTACCAAAGCTCTTTAATTTCCACATTTTGCGTTTGGCTGCAGAGCAAGACAAGCAAAGAAGAAGACAGACAAGAGTTGAGAAGACAGAAGGATCTTCAGTCAGTTGTTAGCCAAAGGTGTTAAACACAGCATGCAGTCAGCTCAGCTGAGATGGAGACGCACCTTCAGCCTGCCCAGCTGCTGCGTCTCCTTTCTGGTTcatgctcttcttcctcctgttctTCTTCCTGTCGCTCATGGGGGAGGACTGGTTGGGGTCTTTActggagagaggagcagctgcccCTTCGAGGGCATCTGACATTCGGCAGGAACAAAGGTGTGATGCAGATCTCTGGGTGCAGGTTCAGAGTGGCAGAAGTTTGGCATTTACGTACCGACACTTTGCGCTTTGGTGGACAGCGAGGACGGGCAGCGCTGAAGACCCCGCTCGGCTCCGGGTCGCTTGTCCGAAACAGAGGGCGTGGCCAGACACACCTGAGGCACTGATGGGGAGACAGGAGAGGTCAAACTGATACGCAACCCTACAACTGAGGTAGGTCCAGTTAGGTCCACCAGTCTTGCACCTGCAGTGGTGCCGTCAGCAGCCGCAAGTCCATTAACGCCGGGTCCTGACCCTGTAGGCACCGGCGAGGGGCCAGCGGGGGTCACAGCTCTGGGAGGACGTTTCCCTGGAACCTTAACGGTCACCCGCAGCAGGTCCATTTCCTTCCCGTGGATGTTCTGCATGTAATCCTAAAAGCAGCCACAAGACTTCCGTCAGATGATCGCTCATCCACCCAAGGGATGAACACCCAGGAGGACATTGGCAGGAGCGTCCTTACGTTAGAGCTGGAGTGGTACGACAGGGTGCCATTGTTCGACAGGGTAACGTACTTCTTCTTCCACTCTTTATTCAGAGAGCTGCCGCTCCGCTTCCACAGGATGCTCTGTTGAAGAAGCCAAACCAGGAGTGAACCCAGAGGACACAGGAAAGCATCACGAACATCTCAGAGAAGATGGAGTTGCTGGTTTTTAAACAAACCTGTTTGATGGGAACGCCTCGCATGGCGCTCGGGTCTCCTTTACCCTCAGCAGCCTTCTTCTCTGAGTCCCGGTTCTGCAATAAACCCAACAGCAGAGTgttgaccagcagcagcagaaggaatcAAGTGGAGGTGCgatggagagaggcagagagagggatgtGAGACATGGGTGGAAACAGCTGACCTTGAAGAGGGAGGGCCGTCTGGGGATGTTCTTCAGAGAACGGGAAGTGAGGCTGCCCCCCGCCTCGCTCTGAGCCACCCGTAGCTCTCTGTGAGACACCACGGGGGTGGAGGGCAGCGAGCAGGTGTAACTCAAACCGTTACTGGCCTGAGAGGTGTGGCCGCGGTGGAGGCAGCAGGGGGAGATGAGAGGTGAAGCatgggaggagagagaacatGCTGACAGATGAAAATCTGCTGGGTGACTGACAACCTttctgtcatcatcatcatcatcatcatcatcaccatccaggACAATGTGGAATGTGAGGAACGCAAAGAACGTGAGATGATTAGATGGATGTGgtttaaaattacatttgacTTTGATGGATGAACAGAATCATGCATGTTTAATGGCCCAGAGAAGTTCTCATCAGCCCTGTTAACATTCACGAGGAGAACCCTCTGAGGAGCTCCATGTCCTGCACCAGAAGATTTGGACAGGAGGCAAAAAAAGTGTTTGGTGCATCCGCGCTACCTGTCCAGAGAAGGACGCAGATCCAGGTGTGGATCCTCCAGAGTGACTGGGAGAGTTGGGAAGAGATTTGCAGGCCTGCAGCGCCACGTGCCTCCTCTGAGCTACAATCTTCTGGGCAGCTGGAAAACATAAAGGTCTCAGTCGGCCGTTGATCAGGTGATCAGCAATGATGGACCTGCTCCAGTGCACCCACCCTCTGAGAAGACCCGGTCCACGTTGAAGCCGTAGGTGGCGCAGGTCTCATAAAAGAGTGAGTGGCGCACGTCGACGCACAGCTGCCTGGCCCGCTGGTCATCAATCACTCGCGGGTTGGTGCTGCTGATTTTATCTGGAGacaaacacacttcctgtcagggatCGATACCTCCCGATCAAGTTCAGCCCCCCAAATCTGGACCCAGATGTCGAGGAACATGACACCAGCCCGTAACCCTCAACAGATGACAGGAAACATCTGCTAGCACAGAGGAGGAAACCCAGAAGAGGCAACATCAGTAGAGGAACCTGGATCTGGTTCTGGCTGCAGACAGCTGGAGAAGAGTCAGAACAGTTCTATGAGGTTCTCCACTGCTGCCCAGATGTCTTTTGTCTTGAGGCGGTTCTGGTGCACGCCCAGAACAGCCCTGAGAACGCATCACCAACACTTAGAACACAAGGCAGACAGAACTCCGAATGAGTCCGACCACTGAACGACTGGTCGCCTGACCGGTTTTATAATAGGACATGAATGTTTAACCCTCCCCAAACGGGGGTGTTTACAGTCCAATGAGCAGGGTTGTTGGTCCTACCAGGTGGTTCTGGACGAGCAGGTTTCTACCTGATAGGACACAATACCCTGCTTGATTCGGACCCTCATAGGACCGGGTCCAGCCCTGCTCTCTACCACCACAAGCTGCTTCATCTGCTGACCCTGAGTGCCGACGACAATGACGGGGACGTCGGTACGCTGCGAACTCAGCTGGCTGTAGAGCTGATAGAGCTCCTGGAAACTGGCCTCGTTCTCCAGGCTGAAGACCAGGATCACTGCATCCACCCAGCTGCAGAACTGCAGAGGAACACACGCCGCTGTTAGCAGGTTAGCATCCCAGACAACCACAATGGaacaacacacacgcaaacacacacacacacacgtgcctgtgCGTCTGGCGAGCCGGACTCTTCTCGGATCAGTAACAGGTGACTCTGCCCATCCACCAGAACTTCCTTTTTGTACCGTCCTCCTGACAACAACACGCGTCATTAGCAGAAGAACATGTGAAACGTTGTGAAGGAGCACTTGTTTCTTCTCACCATCAGGCTTCTCCAGGGCGACATAACTGCCTGTGATGTATTTGTTCACCAGTGCCGACTTTCCACTCTTCAGATTTCCCAGAATGCCctgggggagggaggacaaCAGCGTGACCTTATGTAGGTGTGTGATGGTGTTGACAGTGGTTGTTGGTGTAACGTCAGTGTTGTTGTCTGGTCTCTTCTTCGGTCCGGAAGCCCTACGCTGTTTGTGATAGTTAAAAACCTCTTGGTGATAAATTCGAATGCCAGTTTTTTAGTGCCCTATTGAGGCTGTGTACAGTCATATGTCTGAGGGACCTGGTCTTCAGAGATGTTTGACCTCTGTCCTTTGATTGAACAAGATTTGTGAAGACACAACCCTGTCTGTCGAAGCCCTCAGAGTAGAACTCAAAGAGCTGTCTCTGGAGCTCAGAGTGTAGCTCCGGGTTGTTCCAGGTTCTTCCTTTCCAGAATGATGGAGGTCATTGAGCTCTATGCTCTGTGTCTGTGATATTGACATTATGGGATGTTCTCGGTCTCATGTCTCACCAGTTTGAGCTCTGGGATGGATCTGCTCAGGCTCCACTCCTGGCTGTTGGCAAGATTTActggagagagacggagacaacAATCAGTCAGAAACATGATGAAATCATCCAAACTACATCCTGCCTccgccttctcctcctcatcatcatcatcaccatcacatcatcatcataaccatcatcatcacatcaccatcatcatcatcaccatcataaccatcatcatcatcaccatcatcacatcatcatcatcatcatcaccataaccatcatcatcatcaaatcaccatcatcatcctaaccatcatcatcatcataaccatgatcatcatcacatcaccatcatcataatcatcattatcataaccatcatcatcatcaccatcatcatcatcataaccatcatcatcatcatagccatcaccatcatcatcataaccatcaccatcatcatcatcaccatcaccaccatcatcacaaaatcaccatcattatcatcatcaccatcatcacaaaATCACCATCATATTCTTCATCATGATaatcatcgccatcatcacaaaatcaccatcatcttcttaatcatcatcaccatcatctccatcatcatcaaatcaccatcatcttcttcatgtttttcatcatctttatcatcatcacaaaatcatcatcatcaatatcatcttcttcatcttcatcatcaccatcatcttcatcatcatcttcatcatcaccacaaaatcaccatcatcatcatcaatatcatcaacatcatcatcttcttcgtCTTTATCATTACCACAAgaaacctcctgcacacacacatgcacccatccttttacttctatctttgtgaggacccctgaccctgacctaaacccagaCTTTAACCCtctttaaagttgtgaggaccatacaaaatgtccttattttgctagtagaatgtggACTTTGGGACTCAATGTGTTGCAGGTACAAGAATACAGACAGAGGGCAGAAGGaagtgttgccatggaaaccagtAGGACCGGTGCTGCCTGTGCTTCTATAGGAAGAGTTGGATGAAACAGAGTGacagaaacagaggaaggaggtgtgtgcgtttgtccctgtgtgtgtgtctatgtgtgtgtacatgtgtgtgtgtggagcagcagTGTGGACGGCTCCTGTTGTCCTCCTTTAACGTCCTGCCTTTAACTGTCCTACTGTGAGGTGAGGACCTCTGATTGTGGGTGAGGACTGTACATTTACAGCGATTCTCCTACCGTGAGAGGAGCTGTCTCCACAACAACCACAGACACATCTCTAAATCCTGGAGAGGGTCACCACCCTCGGTCTGGCCTCTAGACTGGGTGTCGCGGATGTGACGGAggtgctggtgtgtttgtggagccCTACCTTCCTCCTCACTGGAGTCCCTCTGAATGTGgacaggaggagctgtggaagTGGCTGCTGCTGACGTTTTGGTGAATATACCACTGATGAACTTCAGCATCTTCCGGTCTTTGGCAGAGCCCCGCTGAGcctgctgggcctgctgggcCTCTCGGGCCAGGCCCATCTCCTCAGACAGACTGTTTAGGTCGCTGTTGTCCAGCGTGCGGCTCTTGCCTTTGCGCGCCGCCGGTTTAATGGCCTGGCTGGGCGCAGGGAGAGAGGCTGAACCTGTCTTCAGTCTCTCCTTCCTGGGAATGTCCCTCATCACCGCCCCACCAATGTCCTGCTGTGGTACACAGGGAATGTCATCCTGCAGCTCCCTCCATCCGCCGGGTCTGCTGGCCTCTGCCCACGAAGCCCTACAGGGGCCCGGCGAGCGTGCCGGCATGCGGCAGTCCTTACGGTCCAGGCTCTGAGCGGAGGTCGGGCTGCGGTCTCTGCCCTCCCTGGAATCACGGCCACGGGTGGTCACGCTGCTGTGAGACTTCAGCAAACTCACCGGACGCTGTCCCAGTGGGCGGATCGGAAGGCTGGTCCTGGTGGGGGTCCGGCTGGGCTCCGGAGGTGTTGTAGATGCCGATGGCGACGTCAGATCTGCAGACTTTGTCTTCTGAAGtctctcggcaggtgcagcaaTGGTGAGGTTGCATGGCGGTGGGTCTGGGAAGGCGTCCTGAGCCTGACCGGGGGCGGATCTCTGGTCTTTTCCTGGACTCAGGCGTCGTCTCTCGCCGTCAGTTTCTGTGAGCCTCTGCGGTTTCCGCAGGTCCGGCTCGGCTCTCGTCTCCTCGCCCGGCTGGCCCTCCTCCTTCTTGGCCtcccctccactctcctccactGCCTCGACTTTGACCAGGGTGAGGGAGATGAGGTAGGTGGTGCGCTGCTGCAgggtgccgccgccgccgccgctcatGTGGTCGGGCTTGAAGGCAGACATGAAGTTAACGTCTGAAATCGGACAGCTCGAGTTTCCCTCCCTGAAGGTGCAGCCGCAGAGGGGCCCCTATCTTCATCGTCCCCCGAATCCCTTTGTTTGATTTGGATTtcagtcacggagcctcacgtcTCTGTGTTTGGCAGACTGTCGGTGGAGTCCCATCGCTGCTTTTGTTCCCTGGAAATAATCAGTTAGAAGCGTGCCGTGCACACGTATGCAGCCAGCCAGCCTTCATCATGCTGTCAGATGCTAATGATTTCCTCGTTTCACCGGCATCACCGTCGGAGGTGTCGTTCAATCCGTCGTCTTGGCCACGGCTGCATCACACGTCATCCGGCAGCTGAAGGTAGCCTGATTGGAAATTCACCGGTGTCACCGGCGAGCAGCGCCCGAGGCTGCGCGCAGTCCGAGCACACGTGTGTCAACAGCAGCGCCCGTCCAAAGAGCGCAGCAGCCTCAAGGAGACGCGCGGGAAGGACGCGGGCGGGAGACCAGCGGTGCGGGAGCGCGTCAGGGCGCGTCCAGCCATCCCAGCGGCGTGCGTGACGACAGAGGCAGCGAGAGGCGTGTTCACAAAGGTTCAGGTTTACGCTCACACGCACTAACGCACACACGGCGGCTGGCACCTCCgctgtccctgtccctcccttGGATCCTGAGCGTTCCAGTCAAACCGGgaggagcagcttctcctcatccctctgctagctcccacccccctcctctcgcCCTCCGCCTCTGCAAGGTTCCTGCTCTTTATGGCTCAGCCTTTCCAAgtccagcccctccctccagctcgCCGCCTGTCagggggcggcggcggcaaCACACAagctggaggagacggagaaggaGGCGGGCGGAGCCACTTAGGAAGCAtggaaggaggaagcaggacGCATGGTCCCCATCTCGTGTTTTCACCattgatctgtgtgtgtgtgtgtgtgtgtgtgtgtgtgtgtgtgtgtgtgtgtgtgtgtgtgtgtgtgtgtgtgtgtgagagagagagagaggctcctCCTCATTTGGAGGTTTGGCTTGTTTGTTGCTAAGGTGTTACAATCTTCCAGGctcacaatcatcatcatcatcatcatcatcatcatcacctcctgctgcttcttctcctttctgcatgtgtacgtgtgtgtgtgtgtgtgtgtgtgtgtgtgtgtgtggattgaCAGCATGAACGTGATTATTGGTCATCAATGAACCAGCTgaactgatgacatcatgtcCCTCACAGTCTTTTTACAATATTAATGGCAGAGGACAGGATgatttacccacaatgcaccgctTGCAGTCCCCCATCATCTGATGAAGGTGAGCCGAGCGTCCACCTGctgagccccgccccctcctcccctcagtgaggggcaacagtgacACCATGAATGTTAAGTG
This genomic window from Takifugu rubripes chromosome 3, fTakRub1.2, whole genome shotgun sequence contains:
- the agap2 gene encoding arf-GAP with GTPase, ANK repeat and PH domain-containing protein 2 isoform X4; amino-acid sequence: MNNSSKPANSAAIKAEIKRHESLQNTINRLSRQLERVPDQQLRSGLKVYLHSIQVNLANSQEWSLSRSIPELKLGILGNLKSGKSALVNKYITGSYVALEKPDGGRYKKEVLVDGQSHLLLIREESGSPDAQFCSWVDAVILVFSLENEASFQELYQLYSQLSSQRTDVPVIVVGTQDKISSTNPRVIDDQRARQLCVDVRHSLFYETCATYGFNVDRVFSEAAQKIVAQRRHVALQACKSLPNSPSHSGGSTPGSASFSGQASNGLSYTCSLPSTPVVSHRELRVAQSEAGGSLTSRSLKNIPRRPSLFKNRDSEKKAAEGKGDPSAMRGVPIKQSILWKRSGSSLNKEWKKKYVTLSNNGTLSYHSSSNDYMQNIHGKEMDLLRVTVKVPGKRPPRAVTPAGPSPVPTGSGPGVNGLAAADGTTAVPQVCLATPSVSDKRPGAERGLQRCPSSLSTKAQSVDALEGAAAPLSSKDPNQSSPMSDRKKNRRKKSMNQKGDAAAGQAEAKRKMWKLKSFGSLRNINKTDEENADFIIVSFTGQTWHFEAQTLEERDSWVSAIESQILASLQSCESGRNKARRSSQSEAVALQAIRNTKGNSLCVDCEAQNPTWASLNLGALICIECSGIHRNLGTHLSRVRSLDLDDWPGELTQVLAAIGNHMANSIWESCTQGRTKPVPSSTREERESWIRAKYEQREFVAPLQLSPSAQLSEDGMPAWLLCAVTDRDLPRLLLLLAHSTKDQINGTQPGAPSLPRTALHAACQLGDVVMTQLLIWYGIDVRAKDHQGQTAMRIARKSASRGCVDILLQHDCPSETSPPTTTPVLSRRSSTASLGRTSSRKRVP
- the agap2 gene encoding arf-GAP with GTPase, ANK repeat and PH domain-containing protein 2 isoform X5, which encodes MNNSSKPANSAAIKAEIKRHESLQNTINRLSRQLERVPDQQLRSGLKVYLHSIQVNLANSQEWSLSRSIPELKLGILGNLKSGKSALVNKYITGSYVALEKPDGGRYKKEVLVDGQSHLLLIREESGSPDAQFCSWVDAVILVFSLENEASFQELYQLYSQLSSQRTDVPVIVVGTQDKISSTNPRVIDDQRARQLCVDVRHSLFYETCATYGFNVDRVFSEAAQKIVAQRRHVALQACKSLPNSPSHSGGSTPGSASFSGQASNGLSYTCSLPSTPVVSHRELRVAQSEAGGSLTSRSLKNIPRRPSLFKNRDSEKKAAEGKGDPSAMRGVPIKQSILWKRSGSSLNKEWKKKYVTLSNNGTLSYHSSSNDYMQNIHGKEMDLLRVTVKVPGKRPPRAVTPAGPSPVPTGSGPGVNGLAAADGTTAVPQVCLATPSVSDKRPGAERGLQRCPSSLSTKAQSVDALEGAAAPLSSKDPNQSSPMSDRKKNRRKKSMNQKGDAAAGQAEDEENADFIIVSFTGQTWHFEAQTLEERDSWVSAIESQILASLQSCESGRNKARRSSQSEAVALQAIRNTKGNSLCVDCEAQNPTWASLNLGALICIECSGIHRNLGTHLSRVRSLDLDDWPGELTQVLAAIGNHMANSIWESCTQGRTKPVPSSTREERESWIRAKYEQREFVAPLQLSPSAQLSEDGMPAWLLCAVTDRDLPRLLLLLAHSTKDQINGTQPGAPSLPRTALHAACQLGDVVMTQLLIWYGIDVRAKDHQGQTAMRIARKSASRGCVDILLQHDCPSETSPPTTTPVLSRRSSTASLGRTSSRKRVP